A part of Candidatus Hydrogenedentota bacterium genomic DNA contains:
- the queF gene encoding preQ(1) synthase codes for MDTKPAPQEQFKALDRTLPFDGPEAIDPGVLECFEYEYADSRIGQSAEIVTTTDEFTSVCPFSGLPDFARITIVYTPDRLCIELRSLKYYLMSYRNVGIWYEHLVNRMLGDLVNACKPRKMKVIVACHPRGGLASTVTAEYTKGD; via the coding sequence ATGGACACTAAGCCCGCCCCCCAGGAGCAATTCAAGGCACTGGACCGGACCCTGCCGTTTGACGGTCCCGAAGCGATCGACCCGGGCGTGCTCGAATGTTTCGAGTACGAATACGCCGACAGCCGCATCGGGCAAAGCGCCGAGATCGTAACCACGACAGACGAATTCACGAGCGTATGCCCGTTTTCCGGCCTGCCCGATTTCGCGCGCATTACAATCGTCTACACGCCGGACCGCCTTTGCATCGAACTGCGATCGCTCAAGTATTACCTCATGTCGTACCGGAATGTGGGCATCTGGTACGAGCACCTCGTGAATCGGATGCTCGGCGATCTGGTGAATGCCTGCAAGCCGCGCAAGATGAAAGTCATCGTCGCCTGCCATCCGCGCGGCGGACTCGCCAGCACGGTCACCGCGGAATACACGAAAGGCGATTGA
- a CDS encoding nitroreductase family protein, whose translation MDFFDTIAHRHSYRGGFRDIPIPREDLKRIVEAGLLAPSAKNAQTTTFVIVDDPAKVAAIAAMPYNKAMTTAKAYIVCCVDRNPCAVYEGISFQIEDCAAAVENMLLAITALGYATVWVDGWLRIENHAEIVAGLLGVPENKQVRVILPIGVPEKEVVSRVVKKPFEERAWFNSYGHA comes from the coding sequence ATGGATTTCTTTGACACGATTGCACACCGACACAGCTATCGCGGCGGGTTTCGTGACATTCCAATTCCGCGCGAGGATCTGAAGCGGATTGTCGAGGCGGGACTGCTGGCGCCGTCGGCCAAGAACGCGCAAACGACGACCTTCGTGATTGTGGACGATCCGGCGAAAGTGGCCGCGATCGCCGCCATGCCCTACAACAAGGCCATGACCACGGCCAAGGCATACATCGTTTGTTGCGTGGACCGAAATCCCTGCGCCGTTTATGAAGGCATCTCCTTCCAAATCGAGGATTGCGCGGCGGCGGTCGAGAACATGCTGCTGGCCATTACCGCGCTCGGATACGCCACAGTATGGGTGGACGGCTGGCTGCGCATCGAAAATCACGCCGAAATCGTGGCCGGGTTGCTGGGTGTTCCGGAAAACAAACAGGTGCGCGTCATCCTGCCCATCGGCGTGCCGGAAAAGGAAGTCGTTTCGCGAGTTGTAAAGAAACCTTTCGAGGAACGGGCATGGTTCAATAGTTATGGCCACGCCTGA
- a CDS encoding radical SAM protein — MPTLEIAELFRSIQGESTWAGLPCAFIRLAGCNLRCAYCDTAYAYGPGRRMELDEIVRQCAVLACPLVEITGGEPLLQEATPSLAQRLNDAGHTVLVETNGTLPIEALPRNTIRIMDIKCPGSGMADRMRWENIERLAAQDEVKFVVGSRVDYEWSRDVLRRYDLSGRCRAVLFSAAFGLLEPKTLAGWILEDGLPVRLQLQLHKYIWDPDTRGV; from the coding sequence GTGCCGACGCTTGAAATCGCGGAACTATTCAGGAGCATCCAGGGCGAATCCACATGGGCGGGATTGCCGTGCGCGTTTATTCGGCTGGCGGGTTGCAATCTGCGGTGCGCGTATTGCGACACGGCGTACGCCTACGGTCCGGGCCGGCGGATGGAACTCGACGAGATTGTGCGGCAATGCGCGGTGCTGGCGTGTCCGTTGGTCGAAATCACGGGGGGCGAGCCGCTTCTGCAGGAGGCAACGCCATCCCTCGCGCAACGGCTGAACGATGCGGGGCACACGGTGCTGGTCGAAACGAACGGCACGCTTCCCATCGAGGCGCTCCCGCGCAACACGATTCGCATTATGGACATCAAATGCCCGGGCAGCGGCATGGCGGATCGCATGCGATGGGAAAACATCGAACGGCTTGCCGCTCAGGACGAGGTAAAGTTCGTCGTCGGCAGCCGCGTGGATTACGAGTGGAGCCGTGACGTGCTGCGGCGGTATGATCTGTCCGGCCGGTGCCGGGCGGTGCTTTTTTCCGCCGCATTCGGCCTGTTGGAGCCGAAAACGCTGGCCGGTTGGATCCTCGAAGACGGGTTGCCGGTGCGTCTGCAATTGCAGTTGCACAAGTACATCTGGGATCCCGATACACGGGGCGTATAG
- a CDS encoding DUF998 domain-containing protein — MRRILSGRHAPQEIRWHLTVLAVVYWGLVFCAWLGYSGERAFSITSHMLSALGSYDARHNPNWFWVFSVAMIYCGLVMIPVMIYVYRRFAAISRWGASIGAFFFLAGCVGLILTGLFPYARGTVFGVWDLRHVHGGVAGTMGAAFVIGFLWHGLLLLKDMFSERRLVAAGKTSYLRFAGPYLACSPVFIIAATRIQWESIHAALQAAANASAREAAAAMDAALSGFRHFPLLEHLAIWALTIYVIWFTIALPHRTGQPELSGDIQTGLEEDAENVRG, encoded by the coding sequence ATGAGGCGAATACTGTCAGGACGCCATGCGCCACAAGAGATTCGTTGGCATTTGACCGTACTGGCCGTAGTGTATTGGGGACTTGTCTTTTGCGCTTGGCTGGGTTATTCGGGGGAACGCGCGTTTTCAATCACATCCCACATGCTGAGCGCGTTGGGCAGTTATGACGCACGACACAATCCCAACTGGTTTTGGGTGTTTTCCGTGGCCATGATTTACTGCGGATTGGTTATGATTCCGGTCATGATTTATGTTTATCGCCGCTTTGCCGCCATTTCCAGATGGGGCGCTTCGATAGGGGCATTTTTCTTCCTCGCCGGCTGCGTGGGGCTCATTTTGACAGGCTTGTTCCCGTATGCGCGCGGGACGGTATTCGGCGTCTGGGATTTGAGGCATGTTCATGGCGGCGTGGCGGGCACGATGGGGGCCGCCTTCGTGATCGGTTTTCTCTGGCATGGATTGCTCCTGCTGAAGGACATGTTCTCGGAAAGGCGATTGGTCGCGGCCGGGAAGACCTCGTACCTGCGATTCGCCGGTCCTTACCTGGCGTGCTCGCCCGTGTTCATCATCGCGGCCACACGCATCCAATGGGAGTCCATCCATGCGGCGCTGCAAGCGGCCGCCAATGCATCGGCACGCGAGGCGGCGGCGGCGATGGATGCCGCCCTGAGCGGATTCCGCCATTTTCCCCTGCTGGAACATCTGGCCATTTGGGCCCTTACGATCTACGTCATCTGGTTTACGATCGCGTTGCCGCATCGAACCGGGCAGCCGGAACTTTCAGGAGACATCCAAACGGGCCTGGAAGAAGACGCCGAAAACGTCCGCGGCTAG
- a CDS encoding amino acid permease — protein MNQSSSRTHASGLLPRLGLFTAVMIVMGNMIGSGIFKKSAVMADAVQSPGLLLACWLGAGLISLMGALSNAELAGMIADPGGQYAFFKRIYGRLFSYMFGWAGFVVIQSASVGSIAYVFGMSANALHAFPRLDPSWESISVFGLFHPFDNIGVKGFTIATLFVLTSINYFGVLFGGIVANISTTLKLLGIAIIVLAGLWWPDGSYRHLTPMLVDPAAEYSASLGLFGAMFIAMRGAFWAYDGWNNVMFLGGEVRNPKRTIPLALAIGVAGVVTVYTLVNVAYLHVMPIAEMRAYAGDENAILGVEIMRKAFGGNAALFVAVVILVSTFGATNCQLLPPSRMYFAMARDRLFFKSAAACHPRFRTPSVSLWMQWGWTSLLILTGTFDQLTDMVIFASFIFYSASALGVVILRRIHRDAPRTYRVHGYPYLPVAFAAFCLVLVIVTVIEMPGESLFGLGLILSGLPFYWRWNRKHPAER, from the coding sequence ATGAACCAATCATCCAGCCGAACGCACGCAAGCGGGCTTCTCCCGCGCTTGGGGCTTTTCACGGCGGTCATGATTGTCATGGGCAACATGATCGGTTCGGGGATTTTCAAAAAGAGCGCTGTCATGGCCGACGCGGTGCAGTCGCCGGGGCTGCTGTTGGCGTGCTGGCTGGGCGCAGGCCTTATTTCGCTCATGGGCGCGCTGAGCAACGCGGAACTGGCCGGCATGATCGCGGATCCGGGCGGACAGTACGCGTTCTTCAAGAGGATTTACGGGCGTCTATTCTCCTACATGTTCGGCTGGGCGGGATTTGTCGTGATCCAGTCCGCGTCGGTCGGCTCGATTGCCTATGTGTTCGGCATGTCGGCCAACGCGCTGCACGCCTTTCCACGACTCGATCCATCATGGGAATCCATATCCGTTTTTGGCCTGTTTCACCCCTTCGACAATATTGGCGTCAAGGGTTTCACTATTGCGACGTTGTTCGTCCTGACATCGATCAATTACTTCGGCGTACTCTTCGGCGGGATCGTCGCAAACATTTCGACCACGTTGAAATTGCTCGGCATCGCGATAATTGTGCTGGCCGGTTTATGGTGGCCGGACGGCTCGTACCGGCATTTGACACCGATGCTGGTCGATCCGGCGGCGGAATACTCGGCCTCGCTTGGATTGTTCGGAGCGATGTTCATCGCGATGCGCGGCGCGTTTTGGGCCTACGACGGATGGAACAACGTGATGTTTCTAGGCGGAGAGGTGCGCAATCCCAAAAGGACCATTCCGCTGGCGCTTGCGATCGGCGTGGCCGGCGTCGTCACCGTGTACACATTGGTCAATGTGGCCTATCTGCACGTCATGCCCATTGCCGAAATGCGCGCCTACGCCGGGGATGAAAACGCCATCCTCGGCGTCGAAATTATGCGGAAGGCCTTTGGAGGGAACGCGGCCCTGTTTGTGGCGGTTGTGATTCTTGTTTCGACATTCGGCGCGACAAACTGCCAGTTGCTGCCCCCTTCGCGGATGTATTTCGCGATGGCCCGCGACAGGCTTTTTTTCAAATCCGCCGCGGCATGCCATCCCCGCTTTCGCACGCCGTCGGTGTCTTTATGGATGCAATGGGGATGGACATCGCTGCTCATCCTGACCGGCACATTCGATCAACTAACCGACATGGTCATTTTCGCCTCGTTCATTTTCTACAGCGCGAGCGCGTTGGGAGTCGTTATCCTACGCAGAATCCATAGAGACGCGCCGCGAACCTATCGCGTACACGGTTATCCGTATCTACCCGTGGCTTTTGCCGCGTTCTGTCTTGTGCTGGTAATCGTGACCGTCATTGAAATGCCGGGAGAGTCCCTGTTCGGCTTGGGGCTGATCCTTTCAGGACTTCCCTTTTATTGGCGCTGGAACCGGAAACATCCGGCGGAACGATGA
- a CDS encoding antibiotic biosynthesis monooxygenase, whose product MHILVVNIQIKPECVDAFIEATRDNARASRNEPGVARFDFIQSIEDPTRFMLVEAYRTEAAVAAHKETAHYNKWAEIVKDMFAEPRTRGLYRNCDPGDSEW is encoded by the coding sequence ATGCACATCCTGGTGGTGAATATTCAAATCAAGCCCGAATGCGTGGACGCCTTCATCGAGGCGACGCGCGACAACGCCCGCGCGAGCCGCAATGAGCCTGGCGTGGCCCGCTTCGATTTCATCCAGTCGATCGAAGATCCAACCCGTTTCATGCTCGTCGAGGCGTATCGCACCGAGGCGGCCGTCGCGGCGCACAAGGAAACCGCCCATTACAATAAATGGGCCGAGATCGTCAAGGATATGTTCGCCGAACCCCGCACCCGCGGCCTTTACCGCAACTGCGATCCCGGAGATTCCGAGTGGTGA
- the alaS gene encoding alanine--tRNA ligase encodes MKSDEIRASYLEFFRERGHVIERSDTIVPSNDPTLLFSSAGMVQFKPYYTGEVPVPYRRAATSQKCLRAGGKANDLDEVGKTSRHLTFFEMLGNFSFGDYFKREAIAWAWEYSTQILKLAPDRIWVSVYEEDDEAFGIWEKEVGIPSHKIIRLGKKDNFWGPAGDTGACGPCSELHIDRGAELGCGRPDCAPGCEHCERFLEFWNLVFPQYDQQLDGSRPPLKNRGIDTGMGLERVAALLQKKETVFDTDGIYPIIEATQALCKVKYESNPVPFRVIADHARALSFMIADGVLPSNEGRGYVERRLLRRAARFGRELGFEKPFLHEVTKTVVERMGHHYQELIEKRLQIEKIILTEEERFAGTLARGMDRLEEVFESMKKAGDKTVPGAELFRLHDTFGFPLDLATDIAVDRGFAVDREGFDTAMAKQREQARTAWAGSGEEALAPIYRVVADEEGPTEFVGYETLQCPARIVAIIQNGKRIESLEEGAEGEIVLDTTPFYAESGGQIGDTGTIETADGSAHVSITKAPLKKVTLHGVRVNRGILRQGDTVSACVDAGKRRATENHHTATHLLQAALQDVLGDHVHQAGSLVTPERLRFDFTHFEAIGPERLYDIERLANAYIRTDTPVNISYKPIAEARQAGAMALFGEKYEDIVRVVQIGDISMELCGGCHVRQTGVIGYLKILSESSIAAGVRRIEAVCGEPAVEMIQARDRQLAHSAHLLNAPLDELHARIQAMLEENKRLTREVAKWKQAAVSGAAVDYMSRVREVKGIKVLASEVEGQDAAGLRMALDNLRDKLGSGVVVLGSAVENKVFLCVGVTKDLTARVKAGEIIKNLAPIVGGGGGGKPDMAQAGGKHPEKLPEAIGKAVDIVDGLLG; translated from the coding sequence GTGAAGAGTGACGAAATTCGCGCCAGTTATCTTGAATTCTTTCGAGAACGAGGTCATGTAATCGAACGGAGCGACACGATTGTGCCGTCGAACGACCCTACGCTGTTGTTTTCGAGCGCTGGAATGGTTCAATTCAAGCCCTATTACACGGGCGAAGTCCCCGTGCCGTACCGGCGGGCGGCCACGTCGCAGAAATGTCTGCGCGCGGGCGGCAAAGCCAATGACCTCGACGAGGTCGGAAAGACCTCGCGCCACCTGACGTTCTTCGAAATGTTGGGCAATTTTTCGTTTGGCGATTATTTCAAACGCGAGGCGATTGCATGGGCGTGGGAATACTCGACACAAATCCTAAAACTTGCTCCGGATCGCATTTGGGTGTCGGTGTATGAGGAAGACGATGAAGCGTTCGGCATCTGGGAGAAAGAAGTCGGCATACCGTCCCATAAGATCATTCGCCTTGGAAAGAAGGACAACTTCTGGGGGCCGGCGGGCGACACGGGCGCGTGCGGACCCTGCTCCGAACTCCATATTGACCGCGGCGCGGAACTCGGTTGCGGCCGGCCGGATTGCGCGCCGGGCTGCGAACACTGCGAACGTTTCCTCGAATTCTGGAACCTTGTCTTTCCCCAATATGACCAGCAATTGGACGGTTCGCGTCCGCCGCTGAAGAATCGCGGCATAGACACGGGCATGGGACTCGAACGGGTGGCGGCGTTGTTGCAGAAAAAAGAAACCGTGTTCGATACCGACGGCATTTACCCAATTATCGAGGCAACGCAGGCGCTCTGCAAGGTGAAGTATGAATCAAATCCCGTGCCGTTCCGTGTCATCGCGGATCATGCACGCGCGTTGTCGTTCATGATTGCGGACGGCGTGCTGCCCTCGAACGAGGGGCGAGGTTACGTAGAGCGGCGGCTATTGCGCCGGGCAGCACGGTTTGGACGCGAACTCGGTTTTGAAAAACCATTCTTGCATGAAGTTACAAAAACCGTCGTCGAACGCATGGGACATCATTACCAAGAATTGATCGAGAAGCGGCTTCAAATCGAAAAGATCATCCTGACGGAAGAAGAACGCTTCGCGGGCACGCTGGCGCGCGGCATGGACCGCCTCGAAGAAGTGTTCGAGAGCATGAAAAAAGCCGGCGACAAAACGGTGCCGGGAGCAGAGTTGTTCCGCCTGCACGACACGTTTGGTTTTCCGCTCGATCTCGCGACGGATATCGCCGTGGATCGCGGTTTTGCCGTGGATCGTGAAGGATTCGATACGGCCATGGCCAAACAGCGCGAGCAGGCGCGCACCGCGTGGGCGGGCAGCGGCGAAGAGGCCCTCGCGCCGATTTATCGCGTCGTTGCCGATGAAGAAGGGCCGACCGAGTTCGTTGGGTATGAAACGCTTCAATGTCCTGCGCGCATTGTCGCCATTATTCAGAACGGAAAACGTATCGAGTCGCTTGAGGAAGGCGCCGAAGGCGAAATCGTGCTTGACACGACGCCTTTTTATGCCGAGTCCGGCGGGCAGATCGGCGATACGGGAACGATTGAGACCGCCGACGGTTCCGCGCATGTTTCGATTACAAAAGCCCCCCTTAAAAAGGTGACGCTGCATGGGGTGCGCGTCAATCGCGGCATTCTCAGACAGGGCGATACGGTGTCTGCATGCGTGGATGCCGGGAAACGCCGCGCCACCGAAAATCATCATACCGCAACGCATCTCCTGCAAGCAGCCTTGCAGGACGTGTTGGGCGATCACGTGCACCAGGCCGGTTCCCTCGTTACGCCGGAGCGCCTTCGCTTCGATTTCACGCATTTCGAGGCCATCGGTCCCGAACGCCTCTACGACATCGAACGGCTCGCCAACGCCTACATCCGAACCGATACACCCGTGAACATTTCATACAAACCCATTGCCGAGGCGCGTCAAGCGGGCGCGATGGCGCTTTTTGGCGAAAAGTACGAAGACATTGTTCGGGTGGTGCAGATCGGCGACATCAGCATGGAACTCTGCGGCGGTTGCCATGTTCGCCAAACAGGAGTCATCGGCTACCTTAAGATCTTGAGCGAATCGTCCATTGCGGCGGGCGTGCGTCGCATCGAGGCCGTTTGCGGCGAACCCGCGGTGGAAATGATACAGGCACGCGATCGGCAGTTGGCGCACAGCGCGCACCTGCTGAACGCACCCTTGGATGAACTGCATGCTCGCATTCAGGCGATGCTTGAGGAAAACAAACGTCTTACACGCGAGGTGGCAAAATGGAAACAGGCGGCGGTAAGCGGCGCGGCGGTTGATTACATGTCGCGGGTGCGTGAAGTGAAGGGCATCAAGGTGCTTGCGTCCGAGGTCGAGGGCCAAGACGCCGCCGGATTGCGCATGGCGCTCGACAACCTGCGCGACAAACTTGGCAGCGGCGTGGTCGTGCTTGGCAGCGCGGTTGAGAATAAGGTTTTCCTGTGCGTGGGTGTGACGAAGGATCTGACGGCGCGCGTCAAAGCCGGCGAGATCATCAAGAACCTTGCGCCGATCGTGGGCGGCGGCGGCGGCGGCAAGCCCGATATGGCCCAAGCCGGCGGAAAGCACCCCGAGAAACTGCCGGAAGCCATCGGGAAGGCCGTGGATATCGTAGATGGACTGCTTGGCTGA
- a CDS encoding aminotransferase class I/II-fold pyridoxal phosphate-dependent enzyme translates to MKSSRKGSDPMVKAGFSTRCIHAGEDRFRYADSITTPIVQTSTYAFKDSQDIEAYTKHGKARFEYGRYGNPTEQVAARRLAALCGAEDCVVFSSGMSAIITTILALIRTGDNIVITDDAYKKTLEFCASYLQRFGVGCSVVPFGDYDALERAIDKRTRFIFSESPTNPYLNICDLHRMVAIARKHKVLTLLDSTFSTPMNQRTLDFGVDLDLHSCTKYLAGHNDILAGAVLGRKELIEEIRAMHKAIGGVIDPHCCYLLLRGLKTFPLRMARHNATGMAIARFLENHPCVKRVYYPGLESHPHYNIAREQMAGFGGVVTFDIKGGLKEAKRFLDSLNLCYIAPSLGGVETLITHPATVSYYDSTRKQRYELGITDTLLRLAVGIEEADDIIADLDQALRKSRRG, encoded by the coding sequence ATGAAGTCATCCCGCAAGGGCAGCGATCCAATGGTGAAAGCGGGCTTTTCGACCCGGTGCATTCATGCCGGCGAGGACCGGTTCCGGTATGCCGACTCAATCACGACGCCGATCGTGCAGACCTCGACGTACGCGTTCAAGGACAGCCAGGACATCGAGGCGTACACGAAGCACGGCAAGGCGCGTTTCGAGTACGGCCGTTACGGCAATCCGACGGAGCAGGTCGCGGCGCGGCGGCTGGCAGCCCTCTGCGGCGCGGAGGACTGCGTGGTCTTCAGTTCGGGCATGAGCGCGATCATCACGACCATTCTCGCGTTGATCCGCACCGGCGACAACATCGTGATCACCGACGACGCCTACAAAAAGACGCTCGAATTCTGCGCAAGTTATCTCCAGCGTTTCGGCGTGGGTTGCTCGGTGGTGCCGTTCGGGGATTACGACGCGCTGGAACGCGCCATTGACAAGCGCACCCGATTCATCTTCTCCGAATCGCCGACGAATCCGTATCTCAACATCTGCGATCTGCACCGCATGGTGGCGATCGCGCGCAAACACAAGGTGTTGACGCTGCTGGACAGCACGTTCAGCACGCCGATGAACCAGCGAACGCTCGATTTCGGCGTGGATCTCGATCTGCACAGTTGCACGAAGTATCTTGCCGGACACAACGACATCCTCGCGGGCGCCGTGCTCGGCCGCAAGGAACTGATCGAGGAAATCCGCGCCATGCACAAGGCCATCGGCGGCGTAATAGATCCTCACTGCTGTTACCTGCTCCTGCGCGGCCTGAAGACGTTTCCGCTGCGCATGGCGCGGCACAACGCCACGGGCATGGCAATCGCCCGATTTCTTGAAAACCATCCATGCGTCAAGCGCGTGTACTATCCCGGCCTTGAAAGCCATCCCCATTACAACATCGCGCGCGAGCAAATGGCGGGATTCGGCGGGGTCGTCACGTTCGACATCAAGGGTGGACTGAAAGAGGCCAAGCGTTTTCTCGACAGCCTGAATCTCTGTTATATCGCGCCGAGTCTCGGCGGCGTCGAAACGCTCATCACCCATCCCGCAACGGTCAGTTACTATGATTCTACGCGTAAGCAGCGCTACGAACTGGGCATTACCGACACCCTGCTGCGCCTGGCCGTCGGAATCGAGGAGGCCGACGACATCATTGCGGACCTCGATCAGGCGCTGCGCAAAAGCCGGCGCGGCTGA
- a CDS encoding HAD family hydrolase, with protein MEHVLLFDFDGVIADSLEIYHAAYTAVCTEMGYKRINSREVFLKMLEGNPFRQLLWSGFPLFRLRRIAHTFEPRIREAQQRIRPFETMPAIVTDLAGKFPLYIVTSNTSDAVEQFLERHDIRHVRGVLGSDVDTSKTRKIRRVAKLHPHARLHFVSDTKGDLLEARRAKADPIAVLWGYHAAETLAQAKPSFLAESPAQLRAHLWELESGA; from the coding sequence ATGGAGCACGTACTGCTGTTCGACTTCGATGGGGTCATTGCGGATTCCCTCGAAATCTACCACGCGGCCTATACCGCCGTCTGCACTGAAATGGGCTACAAGCGCATCAATTCGCGCGAAGTGTTTCTGAAAATGCTGGAAGGCAATCCGTTCCGGCAACTGCTGTGGTCCGGATTTCCGCTGTTTCGCCTCCGGCGCATTGCGCACACATTCGAGCCGCGCATTCGCGAGGCGCAACAGCGCATCCGGCCCTTCGAGACAATGCCCGCGATCGTCACGGATCTGGCCGGGAAATTCCCCCTCTACATCGTCACATCGAACACCAGCGACGCCGTCGAGCAGTTTCTGGAGCGACATGACATCCGGCATGTGCGCGGCGTGCTCGGCTCGGACGTGGATACGAGCAAAACGCGCAAGATCCGGCGTGTGGCGAAATTGCATCCGCACGCACGGCTGCACTTCGTCAGCGACACCAAGGGCGATCTGCTTGAAGCACGACGCGCCAAGGCCGATCCCATCGCCGTCCTCTGGGGATATCATGCGGCGGAGACCCTGGCGCAGGCCAAACCGTCTTTTCTGGCCGAATCGCCCGCTCAATTGCGGGCGCATCTATGGGAACTGGAATCGGGCGCATGA
- a CDS encoding Gfo/Idh/MocA family oxidoreductase has translation MKTLRVGMVGHGFMGKVHGHAYRSLPFYYDPPPAKVVLAGVATNTEASWRRAVGEWGYGFGTTDFRDLCKRDDIDIIDCCAPNHLHRDVLLAALEHGKHVYMDKPLCLSLDEAREMAACAKAHPECITQMTFNYRFIPAILRAKELVESGALGRLYSARVCYLHAGYVSPDRPITWRLEKDKSGRGGALFDLGSHVIDMTRHLLGEFTEVQELAETFIAERPIKSDPLRKGRVEVDDVSLLLFRLANGAVGTLEASRMAMGVQDEIRFEAHGSQGAIRFNLMQPNYLEYYDGTLPEGTYGADRGFKFIECVARYPKPASLPGPKNTIGWERFHVHCIHNFISCVAEDRPAQPDILDGARTQAVMEAALESRRTRAWTCVPEL, from the coding sequence ATGAAAACATTGCGTGTGGGGATGGTGGGCCATGGGTTCATGGGCAAGGTGCACGGTCACGCGTACCGTTCGCTTCCGTTCTATTACGATCCGCCTCCGGCGAAGGTAGTGTTGGCGGGCGTGGCCACGAATACCGAGGCGAGCTGGCGGCGCGCAGTGGGGGAATGGGGTTACGGATTCGGCACGACAGACTTCCGCGACCTTTGCAAGCGCGACGACATAGACATCATTGACTGCTGCGCGCCGAACCATCTGCATCGCGACGTACTGTTGGCCGCACTTGAACATGGCAAGCACGTATACATGGACAAGCCGCTTTGCCTGAGCCTCGATGAGGCGCGCGAAATGGCCGCTTGCGCGAAGGCGCATCCCGAATGCATCACGCAGATGACGTTCAACTACCGCTTCATTCCCGCCATTCTCCGCGCGAAAGAACTGGTCGAATCCGGCGCTCTTGGCCGTCTCTATTCCGCGCGCGTGTGTTATCTGCATGCGGGATACGTCAGTCCGGATCGGCCCATCACATGGCGGCTTGAAAAGGACAAGAGCGGTCGCGGCGGTGCGCTGTTCGATCTCGGCTCGCACGTCATAGACATGACGCGCCACCTGCTCGGCGAATTCACCGAAGTGCAGGAACTCGCGGAGACTTTCATTGCGGAACGCCCGATCAAGAGCGATCCGTTGCGCAAGGGACGTGTGGAGGTAGACGACGTTTCGCTCCTGTTGTTTCGTTTGGCCAACGGCGCGGTCGGAACGCTGGAGGCTTCGCGCATGGCGATGGGCGTTCAGGACGAAATCCGGTTCGAAGCGCATGGCAGCCAAGGCGCAATTCGTTTCAATCTCATGCAGCCGAATTATCTCGAATATTACGATGGCACGCTGCCGGAAGGGACCTACGGCGCGGACCGCGGCTTCAAGTTCATCGAGTGCGTGGCGCGCTACCCGAAACCGGCGTCATTGCCCGGTCCCAAAAATACAATCGGTTGGGAACGCTTTCATGTTCATTGCATTCACAATTTCATTTCATGCGTGGCGGAGGATCGTCCGGCGCAACCCGATATTCTCGACGGCGCCCGAACGCAAGCCGTGATGGAAGCCGCCCTCGAAAGCCGCCGGACTCGCGCCTGGACATGCGTCCCGGAGTTGTAA
- a CDS encoding 6-carboxytetrahydropterin synthase — protein sequence MHVELVKRFLVEVAHRNTSSRGAGSRLHGHTLRIDIVAEGEVDSAMGWLVDFGDIKSLFQPIMAQLDHRYLNEIPGMGDGSFVAVEAWIDARFRPSLPCLKAVRVSTVGENAFRPVWLDASPDEHLPRRIRFSFEAAQQLAHLPEGHPCRRLHGHSYRVEAAAANLERLEPALRDIYDVLDHRCLNDIGELGEATSERLCEWIWNRLAQSVDDLQCVVVQETETSRCIYHGH from the coding sequence ATGCACGTAGAATTAGTCAAGCGTTTTCTAGTCGAAGTGGCGCACCGGAACACGTCGAGCCGGGGCGCGGGATCGCGTCTGCATGGCCATACTTTACGTATTGATATCGTTGCGGAAGGCGAAGTGGATTCCGCGATGGGCTGGCTGGTTGATTTCGGCGACATCAAATCGCTTTTCCAGCCGATCATGGCGCAACTGGATCACCGGTATCTAAACGAAATCCCGGGCATGGGCGACGGTTCGTTCGTTGCGGTTGAAGCATGGATTGACGCCCGGTTTCGTCCGTCCCTGCCGTGCCTGAAGGCGGTGCGCGTCTCCACCGTGGGCGAAAATGCGTTTCGGCCCGTATGGTTGGACGCGTCGCCGGATGAACATCTGCCGCGCCGGATTCGGTTCTCGTTCGAGGCGGCCCAACAACTCGCCCATCTTCCCGAAGGCCATCCCTGCCGGCGGCTGCACGGCCATTCGTACCGCGTGGAAGCGGCGGCGGCGAATCTCGAAAGGCTCGAACCCGCATTGCGCGACATTTATGACGTTCTCGACCACCGCTGCCTCAACGATATCGGAGAACTCGGGGAAGCCACCAGCGAGCGCTTGTGCGAGTGGATCTGGAACCGCCTGGCGCAATCGGTGGACGATTTGCAATGTGTTGTGGTGCAGGAAACGGAAACATCGAGGTGCATTTATCATGGACACTAA